From one Amycolatopsis sp. FDAARGOS 1241 genomic stretch:
- the mmsA gene encoding multiple monosaccharide ABC transporter ATP-binding protein, with amino-acid sequence MTELLGMRGITKTFPGVTALADVTLSVRRGEIHAICGENGAGKSTLMKVLSGVHPHGSYDGEIRFDGEECEFGSVRDSERRGIVIIHQELALCGQLSIAENIFLGNERARRGFVDWNRTNHEAGELLRRVGLAENPVTPVRDLGVGKQQLVEIAKALSKQVRLLILDEPTAALNDDDSEHLLGLLRGLRDEGVTCVIISHKLGEVIAIADTVTILRDGRTIETLDAAGLTEERLITGMVGRDLEHRFPPRVPDVGAEVLRIEDWTVHSPTQPGRVVVDHANLTLRRGEVVGLAGLMGAGRTELAMSVFGRSYGTGISGRLIKDGVPIDVRSVRDAVRHGIAYATEDRKRYGLNLIEDVQRNISAAGLAKLARRGWVDEHAEHDTAARFRRDLRIKAPNVRSVTGKLSGGNQQKVVLAKWIFTDPDVLILDEPTRGIDVGAKFEIYTIINSLAAQGKAVLVISSELPELLGLCDRIYALSAGRVTGEVARTDATQELLMQYMTKERQ; translated from the coding sequence GTGACCGAACTTCTCGGTATGCGCGGGATCACCAAGACCTTCCCCGGGGTCACCGCGCTCGCCGACGTCACCCTTTCCGTGCGCCGCGGGGAAATCCACGCGATCTGCGGGGAGAACGGCGCCGGGAAGTCGACCCTGATGAAGGTGCTCTCCGGCGTGCACCCGCACGGCAGTTACGACGGGGAGATCCGGTTCGACGGCGAGGAGTGCGAGTTCGGCTCGGTGCGCGACAGCGAGCGCCGGGGGATCGTGATCATCCACCAGGAGCTCGCGCTGTGCGGACAGCTGTCGATCGCGGAGAACATCTTCCTCGGCAACGAGCGGGCGCGGCGCGGGTTCGTCGACTGGAACCGCACCAACCACGAGGCCGGCGAGCTGTTGCGGCGCGTCGGCCTCGCGGAGAACCCCGTCACGCCGGTGCGCGACCTCGGCGTGGGCAAGCAGCAGCTCGTGGAGATCGCCAAAGCGCTGTCGAAGCAGGTGCGGCTGCTCATCCTCGACGAGCCGACCGCCGCGCTCAACGACGACGATTCGGAGCACCTGCTCGGCCTGCTGCGCGGGCTGCGCGACGAGGGCGTGACGTGCGTGATCATCTCGCACAAGCTGGGTGAGGTGATCGCGATCGCCGACACCGTCACGATCCTGCGCGACGGCCGGACGATCGAAACCCTCGACGCGGCGGGGCTCACCGAGGAGCGGCTGATCACCGGCATGGTCGGGCGCGACCTCGAGCACCGGTTCCCGCCGCGAGTGCCCGACGTCGGCGCCGAGGTGCTGCGGATCGAGGACTGGACCGTGCACAGCCCCACCCAGCCCGGCCGGGTTGTCGTCGACCACGCCAACCTCACGCTTCGGCGCGGGGAGGTGGTCGGCCTGGCCGGGCTCATGGGCGCGGGCCGGACGGAGCTCGCGATGAGCGTGTTCGGGCGCTCGTACGGCACCGGTATCTCGGGCCGGCTGATCAAGGACGGCGTGCCGATCGACGTCCGGTCGGTCCGCGACGCCGTCCGCCACGGCATCGCGTACGCCACCGAGGACCGCAAGCGCTACGGGCTGAACCTGATCGAGGACGTCCAGCGCAACATTTCGGCTGCCGGGCTGGCGAAGCTGGCGCGCCGCGGCTGGGTCGACGAGCACGCCGAGCACGACACGGCCGCGCGGTTCCGCCGGGACCTGCGGATCAAGGCGCCGAACGTGCGCAGCGTGACCGGGAAGCTCTCGGGCGGCAATCAGCAGAAGGTGGTGCTCGCCAAGTGGATCTTCACCGATCCCGACGTGCTGATCCTCGACGAGCCGACCCGCGGCATCGACGTCGGCGCGAAGTTCGAGATCTACACGATCATCAACTCCCTTGCGGCGCAGGGGAAGGCCGTGCTGGTCATCAGCTCGGAACTGCCGGAGTTGCTCGGGCTTTGCGACCGGATCTACGCGCTGTCCGCGGGCCGGGTGACCGGTGAGGTCGCCCGCACGGACGCCACCCAGGAGCTGCTGATGCAGTACATGACGAAGGAACGGCAATGA
- the chvE gene encoding multiple monosaccharide ABC transporter substrate-binding protein produces MKFIRGIRVTAAAALVLTLAACGSSVKTADQAPAPGSSAGALVGVTMPTKSSERWIHDGDNIKSALEKLGYKVDLQYAENDIPTQVNQIENQITKGAKLLVIASIDGTAITTQLQEAADHKIPVIAYDRLIRNSPNVDYYATFDNFKVGVEQANSLVEGLGSGPGPFNIELFGGSPDDNNATFFFNGAMSVLKPLMDSGKLVVKSGQTTFAPTAILRWDPATAQRRMEDLLTKTYTGGAKVDGVLSPYDGLSIGILSALKSNGYGTAGQPYPVVTGQDAEVASVKSIIAGEQYSTVFKDTRKLADVTVKMADTILKGAKPQVNNTTDYDNGNKVVPSYLLQPVVVDKSNYQKELVDSGYYTAGQLK; encoded by the coding sequence ATGAAGTTCATCCGAGGGATCCGAGTAACCGCCGCCGCCGCACTGGTCCTGACGCTGGCCGCGTGCGGTTCCAGCGTCAAAACGGCCGACCAGGCTCCGGCGCCCGGCTCGTCGGCCGGCGCGCTCGTCGGGGTCACGATGCCGACGAAGTCGTCGGAGCGCTGGATCCACGACGGCGACAACATCAAGTCCGCGCTGGAGAAGCTGGGGTACAAAGTCGACCTGCAGTACGCCGAGAACGACATCCCCACGCAGGTCAACCAGATCGAGAACCAGATCACCAAGGGCGCCAAGCTGCTCGTGATCGCCTCGATCGACGGCACCGCAATCACCACCCAGCTGCAGGAAGCGGCCGACCACAAGATCCCGGTCATCGCCTACGACCGGCTCATCCGCAACAGCCCGAACGTCGACTACTACGCGACCTTCGACAACTTCAAGGTCGGCGTCGAGCAGGCGAACTCGCTGGTCGAGGGCCTCGGCAGCGGGCCGGGCCCGTTCAACATCGAGCTGTTCGGCGGCTCTCCCGACGACAACAACGCGACGTTCTTCTTCAACGGCGCCATGTCCGTGCTAAAGCCGCTCATGGACAGCGGCAAACTCGTGGTCAAGAGCGGCCAGACGACGTTCGCGCCGACCGCGATCCTGCGCTGGGACCCGGCCACCGCGCAGCGGCGCATGGAAGACCTGCTCACCAAGACCTACACCGGCGGCGCGAAGGTCGACGGCGTGCTCTCGCCCTACGACGGGCTGTCGATCGGCATCCTCTCGGCGCTCAAGAGCAACGGCTACGGCACCGCCGGGCAGCCCTACCCCGTGGTCACCGGCCAGGACGCCGAGGTCGCGTCGGTCAAGTCCATCATCGCCGGCGAGCAGTACTCGACGGTGTTCAAGGACACCCGCAAGCTCGCCGACGTCACGGTGAAAATGGCCGACACGATCCTCAAGGGCGCCAAGCCGCAAGTCAACAACACCACCGACTACGACAACGGGAACAAGGTCGTCCCGTCGTACCTGCTGCAGCCCGTGGTCGTGGACAAGTCCAACTACCAGAAGGAACTCGTGGACTCCGGCTACTACACCGCGGGGCAGCTGAAGTGA
- the araA gene encoding L-arabinose isomerase, whose translation MPSQNKPQVWFLTGSQALYGEETLEQVAGQSLEIQRLLAASGRLSAELVGKPVLTDASAIRRVLLEASADASCVGVIAWMHTFSPAKMWIGGLDALRKPLLHLHTQLNEALPWRSIDMDFMNLNQAAHGDREFGHVLTRLAVPRKTVAGHAGDRVVVERIDAWLRAAIGADHLRGLRLARFGDNMRDVAVTEGDKVEAELRFGVSVNTYGVNDLVELVDGVSEADTSALVAEYADSYGVVPELAVGGARHESLRYAAKVELGLRRFLTAGGFGAFTTNFEDLGGLRQLPGLAVQRLMADGYGFGGEGDWKTSALLAAVKAMGTGTGRGTSFMEDYTYHFGPGEAKILGAHMLEVCPSIAAARPSCEIHPLGIGGREDPVRLVFDAAPGPGVVLGLADLGDRFRLVANTIDVVAPDEPLLSLPVARAVWRPAPSLATSAESWITAGAPHHTVLTQAVPVETIRDFADLLGVELLTIDADTTNTGFADRIRWNQAYYRLAQGF comes from the coding sequence ATGCCTTCCCAGAACAAACCCCAGGTCTGGTTCCTCACGGGGAGCCAGGCGCTCTACGGCGAGGAGACGCTCGAGCAGGTCGCCGGCCAGTCGCTGGAGATCCAGCGGCTGCTGGCCGCCTCCGGCCGGCTCTCGGCGGAGCTCGTCGGGAAACCAGTGCTGACCGACGCTTCGGCGATCCGCCGGGTGCTGCTCGAAGCCAGCGCCGATGCCTCCTGCGTCGGAGTGATCGCCTGGATGCACACCTTCTCGCCCGCGAAGATGTGGATCGGCGGGCTGGACGCGCTGCGCAAACCGTTGCTGCACCTGCACACCCAGCTCAACGAGGCGCTGCCGTGGCGCAGCATCGACATGGACTTCATGAACCTCAACCAGGCCGCGCACGGCGACCGCGAGTTCGGGCACGTGCTGACCCGGCTCGCCGTGCCGCGCAAGACCGTGGCGGGGCACGCGGGCGACCGCGTGGTCGTGGAGCGGATCGACGCGTGGCTGCGGGCTGCGATCGGCGCCGACCACCTGCGCGGGCTGCGGCTGGCCCGCTTCGGGGACAACATGCGCGACGTCGCAGTCACGGAGGGGGACAAGGTCGAAGCGGAGCTGCGCTTCGGTGTCTCGGTCAACACCTACGGCGTGAACGACCTGGTCGAGCTCGTCGACGGGGTATCCGAAGCGGACACTTCCGCGCTCGTCGCCGAATACGCCGATTCCTACGGCGTCGTGCCGGAACTCGCGGTGGGCGGCGCGCGGCACGAATCGCTGCGCTACGCGGCGAAGGTCGAGCTCGGGCTGCGCCGGTTCCTCACCGCCGGCGGTTTCGGCGCGTTCACCACGAACTTCGAGGACCTCGGCGGGCTGCGGCAGCTGCCGGGCCTGGCGGTGCAACGGCTGATGGCCGACGGCTACGGGTTCGGGGGCGAAGGCGACTGGAAGACCTCCGCCCTGCTCGCCGCGGTGAAGGCGATGGGCACCGGCACCGGCCGCGGCACGTCGTTCATGGAGGACTACACCTACCACTTCGGGCCGGGGGAGGCGAAAATCCTCGGCGCGCACATGCTCGAAGTCTGTCCGAGCATCGCCGCCGCGCGCCCGTCGTGCGAGATCCACCCGCTCGGCATCGGCGGGCGCGAGGACCCGGTCCGGCTTGTGTTCGACGCCGCGCCCGGGCCTGGTGTCGTCCTCGGCCTGGCCGACCTCGGCGACCGGTTCCGGCTGGTGGCCAACACGATCGACGTCGTCGCGCCCGACGAGCCGCTGCTCAGCCTGCCCGTCGCCCGCGCGGTCTGGCGGCCCGCGCCCTCACTCGCCACTTCCGCGGAGTCCTGGATCACCGCCGGGGCCCCGCACCACACCGTGCTGACCCAGGCGGTGCCCGTCGAAACGATCCGCGACTTCGCGGACCTGCTCGGTGTCGAGCTCCTGACCATCGACGCCGACACCACCAACACCGGATTCGCCGACCGGATCCGCTGGAACCAGGCCTACTACCGGCTCGCCCAGGGCTTCTGA
- a CDS encoding L-ribulose-5-phosphate 4-epimerase — MSLTDELLGTVTELRRTVADLHGELTRNELVAWTAGNVSARVPGRDLMVIKPSGVSYDELSGDTMVVTDLHGRLQHGDLAPSSDTAAHAYVYRHLPEVGGVVHTHSTYATAWAARGEPIPCVLTMIADEFGGEIPVGPFALIGDDSIGRGIVETLRASRSPAVLMRNHGPFTVGRTARDAVKAAVLVEDVARTVHKAFELGVPAPLPADDVDRLYARYQNVYGQR, encoded by the coding sequence ATGTCGCTGACCGACGAACTGCTCGGCACCGTCACCGAACTGCGCCGGACCGTCGCGGACCTGCACGGCGAGCTCACCCGCAACGAGCTGGTCGCCTGGACCGCGGGCAACGTCTCGGCGCGCGTGCCCGGGCGCGACCTGATGGTGATCAAACCGTCCGGGGTGTCCTACGACGAGCTGTCGGGGGACACGATGGTCGTCACCGACCTGCACGGGCGGCTTCAGCACGGCGACCTCGCGCCCTCGTCCGACACGGCCGCCCACGCCTACGTCTACCGGCACCTGCCCGAGGTCGGCGGCGTCGTGCACACCCACTCCACCTACGCGACCGCGTGGGCGGCGCGCGGTGAGCCCATCCCGTGCGTGCTCACGATGATCGCCGACGAGTTCGGCGGCGAGATCCCGGTGGGCCCGTTTGCGCTGATCGGCGACGACTCCATCGGCCGCGGCATCGTCGAGACGTTGCGCGCCAGCCGATCCCCGGCGGTGCTCATGCGCAACCACGGCCCGTTCACCGTCGGTCGCACGGCGCGCGACGCGGTGAAGGCCGCGGTGCTGGTGGAGGACGTCGCCCGGACCGTCCACAAGGCGTTCGAACTCGGCGTGCCCGCGCCGCTGCCGGCTGACGACGTCGACCGTCTCTACGCGCGCTACCAGAACGTCTACGGCCAGCGCTGA
- the araB gene encoding ribulokinase, whose product MHDPLTVGIDFGTLSGRAVVVRVRDGAELGSAVYEYPHGVVDRNLPATGEPLPPDWALQVPADYLGVLRTAVPAALEVSGVNPAHVIGIGTDFTACTVVPTTVDGTPLCALPEFEREPHAYVKLWRHHAAQPQADRITELARQRAEKWLPRYGGLISSEWEFAKALQVLEEAPAVYAATAHWVELADWIVWQLTGTYVRNACTAGYKGLLQDGEYPSADFLRELNPAFGDFVTAKLDHPLGRLGDRAGSLTAEAAAWTGLPEGIAVAVGNVDAHVTAPAAQAVEPGRMVAIMGTSTCHVLNAEELREVPGMCGVVDGGIVPGLWGYEAGQSGVGDIFAWFVDHGVPPSYHEDARRSGVTLHEHLTELAAYQDIGAHGLLALDWHSGNRSVLVDHELSGVVLGQTLATRAEDTYRALLEATAFGTRTIIEAFQDSGVPVTELVVAGGLIRNAFLMQLYADVVNLPLSVIGSAQGPALGSAIHAAVAAGAYPDITAAARAMGSVRRGVYQPVPDHAAAYDRLYADYRELHDHFGRGGSAVLHRLAARRRAATTTVRKGQP is encoded by the coding sequence ATTCACGACCCGCTGACCGTCGGCATCGACTTCGGCACGCTGTCCGGCCGCGCGGTCGTCGTGCGGGTCCGTGACGGCGCCGAACTGGGCAGCGCCGTGTACGAGTACCCGCACGGCGTCGTCGACCGGAATCTGCCCGCAACCGGGGAACCGCTGCCACCGGACTGGGCGCTGCAGGTCCCGGCGGACTACCTCGGGGTCCTGCGCACCGCCGTCCCCGCCGCCCTCGAGGTCTCGGGGGTGAATCCCGCACACGTCATCGGGATCGGCACGGACTTCACCGCCTGCACGGTCGTGCCGACCACTGTGGACGGAACGCCGCTCTGCGCACTGCCGGAGTTCGAGCGCGAGCCCCACGCGTACGTGAAGCTCTGGCGCCACCACGCCGCCCAGCCCCAAGCCGACCGGATCACCGAGCTGGCCCGGCAACGCGCGGAGAAGTGGCTGCCCCGTTACGGCGGCCTGATCTCGTCGGAGTGGGAGTTCGCCAAAGCGCTGCAGGTGCTCGAAGAGGCCCCGGCCGTCTACGCGGCGACCGCGCACTGGGTCGAGCTCGCCGACTGGATCGTCTGGCAGCTCACCGGGACCTACGTCCGCAACGCCTGCACCGCCGGGTACAAAGGCCTCCTCCAGGACGGTGAGTACCCGAGCGCCGACTTCCTGCGCGAGCTGAACCCCGCCTTCGGCGACTTCGTCACGGCCAAGCTCGACCACCCGCTCGGCCGCCTCGGCGACCGCGCCGGCTCACTCACCGCCGAAGCCGCGGCGTGGACCGGGCTGCCCGAGGGCATCGCGGTCGCGGTCGGCAACGTCGACGCGCACGTCACCGCGCCCGCGGCGCAAGCCGTCGAGCCCGGCCGCATGGTCGCGATCATGGGCACTTCGACCTGTCACGTGCTCAACGCCGAAGAGCTGCGCGAAGTCCCGGGCATGTGCGGCGTCGTCGACGGCGGGATCGTGCCCGGGCTGTGGGGTTACGAAGCCGGGCAGAGCGGCGTCGGTGACATCTTCGCCTGGTTCGTCGACCACGGTGTCCCGCCGAGCTACCACGAGGACGCGCGCCGCTCGGGCGTCACGCTGCACGAGCACCTCACCGAGCTGGCCGCCTACCAGGACATCGGGGCACACGGGCTGCTGGCGCTCGACTGGCACAGCGGCAACCGATCGGTGCTGGTGGACCACGAGCTCTCCGGCGTGGTCCTCGGCCAGACGCTCGCCACGCGCGCCGAGGACACCTACCGCGCCCTGCTGGAGGCGACCGCGTTCGGCACTCGCACGATCATCGAGGCCTTCCAGGACTCCGGTGTGCCGGTCACCGAGCTCGTGGTGGCCGGCGGGCTGATCCGCAACGCCTTCCTCATGCAGCTCTACGCCGACGTGGTGAACCTGCCGCTGTCGGTGATCGGCTCGGCGCAGGGGCCGGCGCTCGGCTCGGCCATCCACGCGGCCGTGGCGGCGGGCGCCTACCCGGACATCACCGCGGCGGCCCGCGCGATGGGCTCGGTCCGGCGCGGGGTGTACCAGCCGGTGCCCGACCACGCCGCCGCGTACGACCGGCTCTACGCCGACTACCGCGAACTGCACGACCACTTCGGCCGGGGCGGCAGCGCCGTGCTGCACCGCCTCGCGGCGCGCCGCCGGGCAGCCACGACCACCGTCCGGAAAGGACAGCCCTGA
- a CDS encoding LacI family DNA-binding transcriptional regulator: protein MAGPAGERQASLTDVAGLAGVSHMTVSRVINGTGPVRPETRARVLAAVEELGYRPNSAARALVTGRSGTLGVVALESNLYGPASTLHGIENAAREAGYAITISSVSRPGRSSIADAVESLRRQAVEGIVVIAPHVTAGRALAGIPAAVPVVAVGGGAAAPVPVISVDQYDGARRATEHLLALGHRTVWHVAGPEDWLEALDRERGWRETLQRHGAEVPPVIRGDWSPASGYAAGRTLAKRRGLDAVFAANDQMALGLLRAFTETGIAVPGDVHVAGFDDVPEAAYFTPPLTTVRQDFIEVGRRTFGLLTERMSGGDQDARYLVEPELIVRESTGPR from the coding sequence GTGGCAGGACCGGCGGGCGAACGGCAGGCGAGCCTGACCGACGTGGCCGGGCTCGCGGGCGTCTCGCACATGACCGTCTCGCGGGTCATCAACGGCACCGGGCCCGTGCGGCCGGAGACTCGGGCGCGGGTACTGGCCGCCGTGGAGGAGCTGGGGTACCGGCCCAACTCGGCGGCGCGGGCGCTCGTCACGGGGCGCTCCGGCACGCTCGGCGTCGTCGCGCTGGAGTCCAACTTGTACGGACCGGCGAGCACACTGCACGGCATCGAGAACGCCGCGCGGGAAGCCGGGTACGCGATCACCATCTCGAGCGTGAGCCGGCCGGGGCGCTCGTCCATCGCGGACGCCGTGGAGAGCCTGCGGCGCCAAGCCGTGGAAGGCATCGTCGTGATCGCGCCGCACGTGACGGCCGGGCGCGCGCTGGCGGGGATCCCCGCGGCGGTGCCGGTGGTGGCCGTCGGCGGTGGCGCGGCCGCGCCGGTGCCGGTGATCTCCGTGGACCAGTACGACGGGGCGCGCCGGGCGACCGAGCACCTGCTGGCGCTCGGGCACCGCACCGTGTGGCACGTCGCCGGGCCCGAGGATTGGCTGGAGGCGCTCGACCGCGAACGCGGCTGGCGCGAAACCCTGCAACGCCACGGCGCCGAGGTACCGCCGGTCATCCGGGGCGATTGGAGCCCGGCGTCCGGCTACGCCGCGGGACGGACGCTGGCCAAGCGGCGCGGGCTGGACGCCGTGTTCGCCGCCAACGACCAGATGGCGCTGGGGCTGCTGCGCGCGTTCACCGAAACCGGCATCGCGGTGCCGGGGGACGTGCATGTCGCGGGTTTCGACGACGTACCCGAAGCCGCGTACTTCACACCGCCGCTGACCACGGTGCGCCAGGACTTCATCGAGGTCGGCCGGCGCACGTTCGGCTTGCTGACCGAGCGGATGAGCGGAGGTGACCAGGACGCCCGGTACCTGGTCGAGCCCGAGCTGATCGTCCGGGAGAGCACCGGACCGCGCTGA
- a CDS encoding VOC family protein — MPGPLDAARAITKLPAQDLARARQFYRDRLGLEPVEERAGGLRYVCGETEFHVFQSTGAASGASTQIGFEVDDIDAVVTDLRARGVRFEPFDIAGFDVRDDIVTVPGHYPSKGIAERGAFFRDSEGNLLAIGQAIHSA, encoded by the coding sequence ATGCCCGGGCCGCTCGATGCCGCGCGCGCGATCACCAAACTTCCCGCCCAGGACCTGGCCCGGGCGCGGCAGTTCTACCGCGACCGCTTGGGCCTCGAACCCGTCGAGGAGCGCGCGGGCGGACTTCGCTACGTGTGCGGCGAGACGGAGTTCCATGTGTTCCAGTCGACCGGAGCCGCGTCGGGCGCTTCCACGCAGATCGGCTTCGAGGTCGACGACATCGACGCGGTTGTCACCGACCTCCGCGCCCGCGGGGTGCGGTTCGAGCCCTTCGACATCGCCGGTTTCGACGTGCGGGACGACATCGTCACCGTGCCCGGCCACTATCCGAGCAAAGGCATCGCCGAGCGGGGCGCATTCTTCCGCGACAGCGAGGGCAATCTTCTGGCGATCGGGCAGGCGATCCACAGCGCGTGA
- a CDS encoding universal stress protein: protein MPTKVGKAVVNTDLVVGIDENDASLMAVRWAARMARERGRGLRLVHGIDEIPVEYPHATATYEDAQLLVGERGQRLLGLAQDAAAEVAPGVAVEVVLRLEQPAEALRAESAGAAMLVLGTPGLHRVRGIVLGSVSVALAAHAECPVAFVRPHAGEDAPPADGPIVLGVDGTETGEEAITLAFEEASWRRAPLLAIHCWHEAFLAGVFEERGWKTDRQAIEAHEHELLAERLAGWQEKYPDVHVERLVVKEKPAEGLLDWADRAQLLVVGSRGRGGLAGLALGSTSQTVIAHALCPVVVVRGKRTDSTNED, encoded by the coding sequence GTGCCGACGAAGGTGGGGAAGGCCGTGGTGAACACCGACTTGGTTGTCGGAATCGACGAGAACGACGCGTCCCTCATGGCGGTGCGCTGGGCGGCGCGCATGGCGCGCGAGCGCGGGCGCGGCCTGCGGCTCGTGCACGGCATCGACGAGATCCCGGTGGAGTACCCACACGCGACGGCCACCTACGAGGACGCCCAGCTGCTCGTCGGGGAGCGCGGGCAGCGGCTGCTCGGGCTGGCGCAGGACGCGGCGGCAGAGGTCGCGCCCGGCGTGGCCGTGGAGGTGGTCCTGCGGCTCGAGCAGCCGGCCGAGGCGTTGCGCGCCGAGTCGGCCGGGGCGGCCATGCTGGTGCTGGGCACGCCGGGGCTGCACCGTGTCCGGGGGATCGTGCTGGGCTCGGTGTCGGTGGCCCTCGCGGCGCACGCCGAGTGCCCGGTCGCGTTCGTCCGGCCGCACGCGGGGGAGGACGCGCCGCCTGCCGACGGACCGATCGTGCTCGGCGTCGACGGCACGGAGACCGGTGAGGAAGCGATCACCCTCGCGTTTGAAGAGGCCTCGTGGCGGCGCGCGCCGCTTCTCGCGATCCACTGCTGGCACGAAGCGTTCCTCGCCGGCGTGTTCGAGGAACGCGGCTGGAAGACCGACCGCCAGGCCATCGAGGCACACGAACACGAACTCCTCGCCGAACGCCTCGCCGGCTGGCAGGAGAAGTACCCCGACGTCCACGTCGAGCGCCTGGTGGTCAAGGAAAAGCCCGCCGAGGGCCTCCTCGACTGGGCCGACCGGGCCCAGCTGCTCGTCGTCGGCAGCCGCGGCCGCGGCGGTCTCGCCGGCTTGGCCCTGGGCTCGACCAGCCAGACCGTGATCGCCCACGCACTGTGCCCGGTGGTGGTCGTACGGGGCAAACGGACGGACTCGACGAACGAGGACTGA
- a CDS encoding nitroreductase family deazaflavin-dependent oxidoreductase has protein sequence METNSHRRMVNTINKFIAGLQRVGIAFGPMQLLTVRGRRTGLPRTFPIAVNELDGGRYIFQAFPKAAWVANARAADTVTLQRGRKSTTARLVEVPLEARRPLLRRLVAGSPASVGKRFVTTGLAGGPSPDAVAAAAERIAVFRVEPA, from the coding sequence ATGGAGACGAACAGCCATCGCCGGATGGTCAACACGATCAACAAGTTCATCGCCGGACTGCAGCGCGTCGGGATCGCGTTCGGGCCGATGCAGCTGCTCACCGTTCGGGGCCGGCGCACCGGCCTGCCGCGAACCTTCCCCATCGCGGTCAACGAACTCGACGGGGGCCGCTACATCTTCCAAGCCTTCCCGAAGGCCGCGTGGGTGGCGAACGCGCGCGCCGCGGACACCGTCACGCTGCAGCGCGGACGGAAATCCACGACGGCTCGCCTGGTCGAAGTCCCGTTGGAAGCCCGGCGGCCCTTGTTGCGCCGGCTCGTAGCCGGGAGCCCGGCGAGCGTCGGGAAGCGCTTCGTGACCACGGGGCTGGCCGGGGGACCCTCACCGGACGCAGTGGCCGCGGCGGCAGAGCGGATTGCGGTGTTTCGCGTCGAACCGGCTTGA
- a CDS encoding MarR family transcriptional regulator — protein MSPAADRGAARRRRRLTVAVKDAFRDVNIQLSLLNRRFGGRVELRESDWTCLDFINRHGPVTPTELARRTGLHPATLTGILDRLQKSGWIVRERDPEAADRRAVTLRGVRERNAELYQVFAGMNTRMDDLCARYTEAELEVITDFLLRTAAAGQASAEELAQD, from the coding sequence ATGAGCCCAGCAGCCGATCGGGGCGCGGCGCGGCGGCGCCGGCGGCTCACGGTCGCGGTCAAGGACGCGTTCCGCGACGTGAACATCCAGCTCTCGCTGCTCAACCGGAGATTCGGCGGCCGCGTGGAGCTGCGCGAGTCCGACTGGACCTGCCTGGACTTCATCAACCGACACGGACCCGTGACGCCGACCGAACTCGCGCGGCGCACCGGGCTGCACCCGGCGACCCTGACCGGCATCCTGGACCGGCTGCAGAAGAGCGGCTGGATCGTCCGGGAGCGCGATCCCGAAGCCGCCGACCGCCGCGCCGTCACGCTGCGCGGCGTACGCGAGCGCAACGCCGAGCTCTACCAGGTCTTCGCCGGCATGAACACCCGCATGGACGATCTGTGCGCGCGCTACACCGAAGCCGAACTGGAAGTGATCACCGACTTTCTCCTCCGCACCGCAGCGGCCGGCCAGGCATCGGCCGAGGAACTCGCGCAGGACTGA
- a CDS encoding SDR family NAD(P)-dependent oxidoreductase — protein MGGVDESRSRGEDRDRRRGEQGIGLATVRALPEEGARVAGAARTITPELTESGAVAIAAGLRSADGAAEFVRRAVAELGGVDLLVNNVGGSEPVELAGFREVSDEPWRQVFELNLFSAVRVTRAATDSLLSRRGSVVTVSSLNSRLPAAGPIAYSAAEAALTAWGNPWPRNSGRRACASTRCRRARLARPVGSRPRLRQSGRRLLRSRPRRLRRTDPQGVRHDERADHRAA, from the coding sequence GTGGGAGGAGTCGATGAAAGTCGATCTCGCGGGGAAGACCGCGATCGTCGCCGGGGCGAGCAGGGGATCGGACTGGCGACCGTGCGCGCGCTGCCCGAGGAGGGTGCTCGCGTGGCCGGTGCGGCGCGCACCATCACCCCGGAGCTCACGGAGTCGGGTGCGGTGGCGATCGCGGCCGGCTTGCGAAGTGCGGACGGGGCCGCCGAGTTCGTCCGGCGCGCGGTCGCCGAACTCGGCGGTGTCGACCTCCTCGTGAACAACGTCGGGGGCAGCGAGCCGGTGGAGTTGGCGGGCTTTCGCGAAGTCTCCGACGAGCCGTGGCGCCAGGTGTTCGAGCTGAACCTCTTCAGCGCCGTCCGCGTCACCCGCGCCGCGACGGACAGCTTGCTCTCGCGGAGGGGCTCCGTCGTCACTGTCTCGTCCCTCAACTCGCGGCTTCCCGCGGCGGGACCCATCGCGTACAGCGCGGCCGAAGCGGCCCTGACGGCGTGGGGGAATCCCTGGCCGAGGAATTCAGGCCGCAGGGCGTGCGCGTCAACGCGGTGTCGCCGGGCGCGGCTCGCACGGCCTGTGGGAAGCCGCCCGCGGCTACGGCAGTCAGGCCGCCGCCTGCTCCGGTCTCGACCACGCCGCCTTCGTCGAACGGATCCCCAGGGCGTTCGGCATGATGAGCGGGCGGATCACCGAGCCGCGTGA